A window of the Isosphaera pallida ATCC 43644 genome harbors these coding sequences:
- a CDS encoding TatD family hydrolase: protein MTTPRDAFEESPVRLSPLVDTHAHLDDPRLAGQLAVLLGRARQAGLVGIVAVATTWESSQAVQRMAIDHADAGVVAAVGFHPNQLDEARPGDRDRLESLGDAPGVVAVGETGLDRYWNRVAFDLQRDWFDWHLDWARRIGLPVVIHCRDSAEDILDQLRGRPRPLQGVLHSFTGNLDQARAFLDLGLHLSFAGQLTFANKALEPLREAARFVPEDRLLVETDSPYLSPHPHRGRTNEPSRVVHTASTLAHLRGVDPEALAQRLTQNAQILFQRANWNPSPCPLS from the coding sequence GTGACCACCCCGCGCGATGCGTTCGAGGAGTCACCGGTTCGTTTGAGTCCGTTGGTGGACACCCACGCCCATCTCGATGATCCGCGTTTGGCCGGGCAACTCGCTGTTCTTCTTGGCCGCGCGCGTCAAGCTGGCTTGGTGGGAATCGTCGCCGTCGCCACCACCTGGGAGTCGTCGCAAGCGGTCCAGCGTATGGCGATCGATCACGCCGACGCCGGGGTGGTTGCCGCTGTCGGCTTCCATCCCAACCAGCTGGACGAAGCCCGGCCCGGTGATCGGGACCGTCTGGAATCCCTCGGCGACGCCCCCGGCGTGGTCGCCGTCGGCGAGACTGGCCTGGATCGTTACTGGAACCGCGTCGCCTTCGACCTCCAACGCGACTGGTTCGATTGGCACCTCGATTGGGCCCGGCGGATTGGGCTCCCCGTCGTCATCCATTGCCGCGACTCGGCCGAAGACATCCTCGACCAACTCCGTGGGCGTCCCCGGCCCCTTCAGGGTGTCCTACATTCGTTCACCGGTAACCTGGACCAGGCTCGCGCCTTTCTTGACCTTGGCCTCCACCTTTCCTTCGCGGGTCAACTCACCTTTGCCAACAAAGCGCTCGAGCCGTTGCGCGAGGCGGCCCGATTCGTTCCCGAAGATCGGTTACTGGTCGAAACCGATTCGCCCTACCTCAGCCCTCATCCTCACCGGGGCCGAACCAACGAACCGTCGCGGGTGGTCCACACCGCGTCGACCCTAGCTCATCTTCGGGGAGTCGATCCCGAAGCTTTGGCGCAACGCCTCACTCAAAATGCCCAGATTCTCTTTCAACGCGCGAACTGGAATCCTTCGCCTTGTCCTCTCTCTTGA
- a CDS encoding WD40 repeat domain-containing protein, protein MSKEQDGSWPSWRRTIGLAALVGGLLWLKPDRLHAQSSLDRFRAEPLLTLIPPGHTGEVRALQFAEGNGGTQLLSAGLDKVVHVWDLNPANPPLIRTLRPPRWRGLAGAIYTMALSPVDLPGDPGQRLLLTAGYGVDAKGGSAVLFRYPGGDAPTGEIVGRLLSGDEALNRLGHDNAIVASVFSPDGRRLATGSLDGSIILWEVNAIAPEDRDRPRALKRIWLADANRGNADAAASGPTRTPTCLVFTPDGSLLIASDSLGGLTVWDSQNGTRRVSTKLGEARVNDLAIAPDGRDLLAASADGRLTRVTLPNLDGLTPLNLDGQADRAGNVRSNPGRELFAVAVAPEGKRFAVARLAHPFVQRDRLPDLTTVVELRTWPEGRLETILRQVPGRVACLAFSPDGSALALGGGEGHRVEWHPLATPPADPAGLAPASRQFGSGGDPIRRLAFLDPNRLVWSNGHAVTPTNPARGFDLARRQPYELNANLAVEQFCAIQTALRLDVITALGDLRRLAFAAAALRALETDPGQPARADNLLLTPLDPQRVEIRRIDAPAQAPRSLTLDPNREGRWWCLALTPARPPRPPLAWIGTDAGVLVYRLDPANLRDPVLVRFLAAHEGPVLSLAFSPDGRWVATGSSDQTIRLHSLAGLDFTRPPGLGATFQVRDDRRVILIALQPEGFANRAGLRVGDVIDQAFIGRDQFGPVARFPNRPTRDLSLFPALAEAEIPNRVAIQLLVRRRQTLLFGWTLDRGNLGFSITKRDNADLALYRDSTDWVVWTPQGLYDTSIEGDSRIGWHINRFFVEDSARRPTDAFALRELESTYRNPAWLDTLWQTGRIPPPPARAPAPPPIRPVVRVEDPPLDRLVTAASLSTPLPNPPNRLLALNVAIESLAAGPAPARLRVRLDRAVSRLEPIPAGGDVVRLAFNNLPIDPGSHLLDLTVLDLDNQPLAVRQYPFQTQAEAPPESSPTPARPARFHFAALGGATFQAALRLPTIVQSPRDLRVFQNVAAHAWIDPSTLEPWGQRIPPPAVSDQATDLDDPEDPDGDPSTTRADSPIFLSSNVVEFVEILRQKETFLQADDTLVIALQTHGLQTRPGSNQLDDLLDPQGGRVSRDELVSSLGGVVEKGVRVIVIADLLHVEADLARTYPGRDKPAYDLTELGRRLQNQGVLVLCASVRGPSQHDGRVGYFARALADTPGDTLDQPLTLFQYERRVREEVERRTDQSRLGRQRVRFLLPPISANRHFDRNHPFFRPVGTTGP, encoded by the coding sequence ATGTCGAAGGAACAGGACGGCAGCTGGCCATCGTGGCGAAGGACGATCGGTCTGGCGGCCTTGGTCGGCGGGTTGCTGTGGCTGAAACCCGACCGGCTCCACGCCCAATCCAGCCTCGACCGATTCCGCGCTGAGCCGTTGTTGACCCTGATCCCGCCAGGTCACACTGGCGAGGTTCGCGCATTGCAATTTGCCGAGGGCAATGGTGGGACTCAACTCCTGTCGGCGGGCTTGGACAAGGTGGTCCACGTCTGGGACCTCAACCCAGCCAACCCCCCGTTGATCCGAACCCTGAGACCACCGCGTTGGCGGGGGTTGGCTGGGGCGATCTATACAATGGCCCTCTCACCGGTCGATCTGCCCGGCGATCCAGGCCAGCGGCTTTTGCTAACCGCCGGTTACGGGGTGGATGCCAAGGGAGGCTCGGCGGTGTTGTTCCGATACCCCGGCGGAGACGCGCCCACCGGCGAAATCGTGGGACGCCTCCTCTCCGGCGACGAAGCGCTGAATCGCCTCGGGCACGACAACGCGATCGTCGCCTCCGTTTTTTCGCCCGACGGACGACGATTGGCCACTGGCTCGCTCGACGGCTCGATCATCCTCTGGGAGGTCAATGCCATCGCGCCTGAGGATCGGGACCGCCCCCGCGCCTTGAAGCGCATTTGGCTCGCCGATGCCAACCGTGGCAACGCCGATGCCGCCGCATCCGGTCCGACCCGGACTCCCACCTGTTTGGTTTTCACGCCCGACGGATCGTTGCTGATCGCGTCGGACTCGCTGGGTGGCCTGACCGTGTGGGATTCGCAAAACGGGACGCGGCGCGTCTCGACCAAATTGGGGGAGGCCCGCGTCAATGATTTGGCGATTGCGCCCGACGGCCGCGACCTTCTCGCCGCCTCCGCCGATGGGCGTCTGACGCGCGTGACCCTACCGAACCTTGATGGATTGACACCCCTCAATCTCGACGGACAGGCGGATCGGGCCGGAAATGTCCGTTCCAACCCAGGCCGCGAACTCTTCGCGGTCGCGGTCGCGCCAGAAGGCAAACGGTTCGCGGTCGCGCGCCTCGCCCACCCGTTTGTCCAACGCGACCGCTTGCCCGACCTGACCACCGTAGTTGAATTGCGGACCTGGCCCGAAGGACGCCTGGAAACCATCCTGCGACAAGTTCCTGGCCGGGTGGCCTGCCTCGCCTTCAGTCCGGATGGCTCTGCCCTAGCGCTGGGGGGAGGCGAAGGTCATCGGGTGGAATGGCACCCTTTGGCCACTCCTCCCGCTGACCCCGCTGGGCTCGCTCCGGCCTCGCGTCAGTTCGGCTCGGGAGGCGACCCGATCCGCCGACTGGCGTTCCTCGATCCCAATCGGCTCGTTTGGTCGAATGGTCACGCCGTCACCCCGACCAACCCCGCCCGCGGGTTCGACCTGGCGCGCCGTCAGCCCTACGAACTGAACGCGAACCTCGCCGTCGAGCAATTTTGCGCGATTCAAACCGCCCTGAGGCTCGATGTAATCACCGCGTTGGGCGACTTGCGCCGGCTCGCCTTTGCCGCAGCCGCCCTGCGCGCCTTGGAGACGGACCCCGGCCAACCCGCGCGGGCGGACAACCTTCTGCTGACGCCTCTCGACCCACAACGTGTGGAGATTCGTCGGATCGACGCCCCTGCCCAAGCCCCGCGTTCGCTCACGCTCGACCCCAACCGCGAGGGTCGCTGGTGGTGCCTAGCGTTGACCCCTGCCCGCCCCCCCCGTCCACCCTTAGCCTGGATTGGCACCGACGCGGGCGTGTTGGTTTATCGTCTCGACCCCGCCAATCTCCGCGACCCGGTCCTGGTCCGGTTCCTCGCCGCGCACGAGGGTCCGGTTCTGAGTTTGGCCTTCTCGCCCGACGGCCGTTGGGTGGCGACCGGCTCCTCCGATCAAACCATTCGATTGCATTCGTTGGCGGGACTCGACTTCACTCGCCCTCCTGGCTTGGGAGCCACCTTCCAAGTCCGCGACGATCGCCGCGTGATCCTCATCGCCCTCCAACCCGAGGGCTTCGCCAACCGCGCCGGGCTACGGGTGGGCGACGTGATCGACCAGGCGTTCATCGGACGCGACCAGTTCGGTCCGGTTGCGCGGTTTCCCAACCGCCCGACACGCGACCTGAGCCTCTTCCCCGCACTGGCCGAGGCCGAGATCCCCAACCGCGTCGCAATTCAGCTGCTGGTTCGTCGTCGCCAGACGCTCTTGTTCGGTTGGACGCTCGACCGCGGCAATCTGGGCTTCTCGATCACCAAACGGGACAACGCCGACCTCGCGCTCTACCGCGACTCGACCGATTGGGTGGTTTGGACGCCTCAAGGACTTTATGACACCTCGATCGAGGGCGACTCCCGAATCGGCTGGCATATCAACCGATTCTTCGTCGAGGACTCTGCCCGACGCCCTACCGACGCCTTCGCCCTGCGGGAGTTGGAATCGACTTACCGTAACCCCGCCTGGCTGGACACACTTTGGCAAACCGGGCGAATTCCCCCACCGCCCGCTCGGGCTCCTGCGCCGCCGCCGATCCGTCCGGTGGTCCGCGTGGAGGATCCGCCGCTCGATCGTCTGGTGACGGCCGCCTCGCTCTCGACTCCCCTTCCCAACCCCCCCAATCGCCTACTGGCGTTGAATGTCGCCATCGAGTCCCTGGCCGCTGGACCAGCGCCGGCTCGTCTGCGTGTGCGTCTCGATCGCGCTGTCTCCCGCTTGGAACCAATCCCGGCCGGTGGAGATGTGGTGCGGCTGGCGTTCAACAACCTGCCCATCGACCCCGGTTCCCATTTGCTCGACCTGACCGTGCTCGATCTGGACAACCAGCCGTTGGCCGTTCGTCAGTACCCGTTCCAGACCCAGGCCGAAGCCCCTCCCGAATCATCGCCGACCCCCGCCCGCCCCGCCCGGTTCCATTTCGCTGCCCTGGGTGGCGCAACCTTTCAGGCAGCGTTACGGTTGCCCACCATCGTGCAATCCCCACGTGATTTGCGCGTCTTCCAGAACGTCGCCGCTCACGCCTGGATTGATCCGTCCACGCTGGAACCCTGGGGCCAACGGATTCCCCCCCCCGCCGTATCGGACCAAGCCACGGATCTCGACGACCCGGAGGACCCCGACGGCGACCCCTCAACCACACGCGCCGACTCCCCCATTTTTTTGAGTTCCAACGTGGTTGAATTCGTGGAGATTTTACGTCAAAAAGAAACCTTCCTCCAAGCCGACGACACGTTGGTGATCGCGCTTCAGACCCACGGGTTGCAAACCCGCCCTGGTTCAAATCAACTGGATGACCTCCTCGATCCGCAGGGCGGTCGGGTCAGTCGGGATGAACTCGTTTCGTCGCTCGGTGGTGTGGTAGAGAAAGGAGTGCGGGTGATCGTGATCGCCGACCTGCTCCACGTGGAGGCCGACCTCGCGCGAACCTATCCCGGCCGGGACAAACCCGCTTATGATCTGACCGAACTGGGCCGCCGCCTGCAAAACCAAGGCGTGCTGGTCCTCTGCGCGTCGGTCCGCGGCCCCTCGCAGCACGATGGCCGCGTTGGCTACTTCGCCCGCGCCCTAGCGGACACGCCTGGCGACACGCTTGATCAACCCCTGACTCTTTTTCAATACGAGCGACGGGTCCGCGAGGAGGTTGAGCGTCGCACCGACCAATCCCGATTGGGACGTCAACGGGTTCGCTTCCTGTTGCCACCCATCAGCGCGAATCGACACTTCGATCGCAATCATCCCTTCTTCCGCCCCGTCGGGACAACCGGACCATGA
- a CDS encoding bifunctional serine/threonine-protein kinase/formylglycine-generating enzyme family protein, producing MTPHDHADDCSLPTRATHAGASVASVNQEEESAPPTSAGSVPHVMSTAQSDKANPPSTQPKETASHHLGSSGAISMGSTAALNPSGTNTATVLGSSSRTLPAVIEPGAILFGKYRVDRLLGRGGMGEVWGVIHVELKTRRAIKLIRVERTADARNFDRFKREAELLVQLNHPGVVLVHDFSHNPERGEAYLEMEWINGSSLNKILKSDQPCSLDWIYEILRQLCSVLELAHAKGIIHRDLKPSNLMLHDRGDGRPELKVLDFGLARMIDEDDPISRTNENPYTAAYAAPEQIDPSINNNQLDERTDLYAVGVMLYEFLTGRRPFVGGLPQICMNKLASLPKPPSHHNPEISPQLDAFTLRCLAKNPSDRPQTARQLLEDFAAILGHSSVLRLPPRPVVVPGEQISTNPSGYSTLPPSTTQPNTGSTTAKSSSTRDSTATNDHSLPNEHESLNTDFLRSSNFAPSSYPTHFISGDSSAPTPGSSHENSDVSQHLTAFPIQVVGTLVAFGVLVLAAVFLLPREWFSNTKGIDPPKIESDGPKRSLTWDGMIDEEGRSSFADWPAVLVRADKPGIRYRRLDRFMGKDLNPRPLYLPDGLEAVSEPRDDNRDGWPIQLRRSLDGATFRLIPPGSFEMGRDEGGTQGPRGDFPAHRVELTRPFYLQDHETRYREFELWLGETNRKPSAELERTRQELIEALGAQAIDDLPVGSVTWAEADAFARSRGGLLPTEAQWEYAARSRGARALPTVWPANLNVRDRVENLANLRRDTPSPPGSFVNDTTAEGIRDLFGNLAEWTRDLGRVYNYDSQIDPGDGADVGGSHNAEGPRIVRGFSYNDTDANPVLTKRREWEASSSAPWIGFRMILVPLSRPDSNDAPVRVASSSGPRGSSR from the coding sequence ATGACCCCCCACGACCATGCCGACGACTGTTCCCTACCAACCCGCGCGACCCACGCCGGCGCGTCGGTCGCCTCGGTGAACCAAGAGGAGGAATCGGCACCTCCCACCTCCGCCGGCTCGGTCCCGCACGTGATGAGTACGGCCCAATCCGACAAGGCGAATCCGCCCTCCACCCAGCCCAAGGAGACGGCTTCCCACCACCTTGGCTCCTCAGGAGCGATCTCGATGGGTTCAACCGCCGCCTTGAACCCCAGCGGAACCAACACCGCAACGGTTCTCGGTTCAAGTTCCCGCACCCTGCCTGCGGTGATCGAGCCGGGCGCGATCTTGTTCGGCAAGTATCGGGTCGATCGCCTGCTGGGACGCGGCGGGATGGGGGAGGTCTGGGGCGTCATTCACGTTGAACTCAAAACCCGTCGCGCCATCAAATTGATCCGCGTCGAACGAACCGCCGACGCCCGCAACTTCGACCGCTTCAAACGCGAAGCCGAACTGCTGGTCCAACTCAACCACCCCGGCGTGGTCTTGGTCCACGACTTCTCTCACAACCCTGAACGCGGCGAAGCCTACCTTGAAATGGAGTGGATCAACGGCTCGAGCCTCAACAAGATTCTCAAGTCGGACCAGCCCTGTTCGCTTGACTGGATTTACGAGATTCTCCGCCAACTTTGCAGCGTGCTTGAATTAGCCCACGCAAAAGGGATCATTCATCGAGATCTCAAACCCAGCAACTTGATGCTCCACGACCGCGGTGATGGACGTCCCGAACTCAAGGTCCTCGACTTCGGCCTAGCGCGGATGATCGACGAGGACGATCCGATCAGTCGCACCAATGAGAATCCATACACTGCTGCCTATGCCGCTCCCGAACAGATCGACCCCTCCATCAACAACAACCAACTCGACGAACGGACTGATCTGTACGCCGTTGGGGTCATGCTTTATGAGTTCCTGACCGGGCGGCGACCCTTCGTGGGGGGACTGCCTCAGATTTGCATGAACAAGCTGGCCTCGCTCCCCAAACCGCCTTCGCACCACAACCCCGAAATCTCTCCCCAACTCGACGCCTTCACGCTACGTTGTCTAGCCAAAAACCCAAGCGATCGTCCTCAAACGGCCAGGCAGCTTCTGGAGGACTTCGCCGCCATTTTGGGCCACTCCAGCGTACTTCGTCTCCCACCCCGCCCAGTCGTTGTCCCCGGCGAGCAGATATCCACCAACCCCAGTGGTTATTCAACCCTCCCCCCCTCGACCACTCAACCCAATACGGGCTCCACGACCGCCAAGAGCTCCAGCACACGCGATTCCACCGCCACCAACGATCACTCGCTGCCCAACGAACATGAGAGTCTCAACACGGATTTCCTTCGCTCTTCCAACTTCGCCCCCTCCTCTTACCCCACTCATTTCATCAGCGGCGATTCCTCCGCCCCGACGCCTGGAAGTTCTCACGAAAACAGCGACGTTTCCCAACACCTGACCGCCTTTCCAATCCAAGTGGTGGGAACGTTGGTGGCGTTTGGCGTCCTGGTCTTGGCGGCCGTCTTCCTGCTCCCGCGAGAATGGTTCTCCAACACCAAAGGTATCGATCCGCCGAAGATCGAGTCAGATGGTCCGAAGAGGTCGCTGACTTGGGACGGCATGATCGACGAGGAGGGCCGTTCAAGCTTCGCCGATTGGCCCGCCGTGCTGGTGCGGGCCGACAAACCGGGCATTCGCTATCGTCGCCTAGACCGCTTCATGGGCAAGGACCTCAACCCCCGTCCGCTCTACCTCCCCGATGGCCTAGAGGCGGTTTCCGAACCCCGCGACGACAACCGCGACGGCTGGCCAATCCAACTGCGCCGCAGCCTCGACGGCGCGACCTTCCGCCTCATCCCGCCAGGGTCCTTCGAGATGGGACGCGACGAGGGTGGCACCCAGGGACCTCGGGGCGATTTCCCCGCCCACCGGGTCGAACTGACCCGGCCGTTCTATTTGCAAGATCACGAAACCCGTTATCGGGAGTTCGAACTCTGGCTCGGGGAAACTAACCGCAAACCGTCCGCTGAGTTGGAGCGCACCCGTCAGGAACTCATCGAGGCCTTGGGAGCCCAAGCGATCGACGACCTGCCGGTCGGCTCGGTCACCTGGGCCGAGGCCGACGCCTTCGCCCGCTCCCGAGGCGGTCTGCTGCCCACCGAAGCGCAATGGGAATACGCCGCCCGCTCCCGAGGCGCACGCGCCTTACCCACCGTCTGGCCGGCCAACCTGAATGTGCGCGACCGCGTCGAAAACCTCGCCAACCTGCGCCGGGACACCCCAAGCCCCCCCGGCTCGTTCGTTAACGACACCACCGCGGAAGGAATCCGCGACCTGTTCGGCAACCTCGCCGAATGGACCCGCGACCTTGGCCGGGTCTACAACTATGACTCGCAAATTGACCCGGGCGACGGAGCCGACGTTGGCGGCTCCCACAACGCGGAGGGCCCCCGGATCGTGCGGGGCTTTTCCTACAACGACACCGACGCCAACCCCGTCCTCACCAAACGTAGAGAGTGGGAGGCCAGCTCCTCGGCTCCCTGGATTGGTTTTCGCATGATTCTGGTTCCCCTGTCCCGCCCGGACTCGAACGACGCACCGGTCCGGGTCGCGTCCTCGTCTGGCCCCCGAGGGTCGTCCAGATGA